A DNA window from Hordeum vulgare subsp. vulgare chromosome 1H, MorexV3_pseudomolecules_assembly, whole genome shotgun sequence contains the following coding sequences:
- the LOC123412395 gene encoding em protein CS41, whose amino-acid sequence MASGQDKGRSELDSLAREGQTVVPGGTGGKSYEAQEKLAEGRSRGGQTRREQMGEEGYSEMGRKGGLSTNDEPGGERAAREGIDIDESKFKTKS is encoded by the exons ATGGCGTCCGGTCAGGATAAGGGGAGGTCGGAGCTGGACAGCTTGGCCCGCGAGGGGCAGACCGTCGTCCCTGGCGGCACCGGCGGGAAGAGCTACGAGGCGCAGGAGAAACTCGCCGAAG GGCGCAGCCGCGGCGGGCAGACTCGCAGGGAGCAGATGGGGGAGGAGGGGTACAGCGAGATGGGGCGCAAGGGCGGGCTGAGCACCAACGATGAGCCCGGCGGCGAGCGCGCCGCCCGGGAGGGCATCGACATCGACGAGTCCAAGTTCAAGACCAAGTCCTAG